The genomic segment ACTATACGAAAGAGAAATACATCACAGGCATACATAAGCAGAGAATGGAGAAGCATATACGGTGAGATCACTGGTAAACGGCCACTGAGAAACACAGGGCTCCTTCCATACCCCTCTGATGACGCGGCCCACTCCAACCTTGAAGCTCAGAGGCTTGGTCTGCTTCTTCTTCTTGGCAGCTAAAGCAGAGATGGCAGACAGAATCCCTCAGATTTTAAAGCCTGTTGAGGATTCTGACGCTGGAGTTCGTGGAACATTCACTCTTGAGTTATAAAACATGGTCAAACAAATCTGATGTTTGAAAATCGGGTTACTATTTGGGAAGTGTGTATGTCTCACTTCATTCATTCTACTAGGCACTGGATAGTCCGCAACACCAAAAGCCTTTGGCAGACCTTACTTGCGGGGATGTTGGTGTCAAAGACTGTGCCATCCTCCAAGGTGCCAGTGTACCAGCAGCTCACTGTGTCACCCTTCTTGGGGAAGTTGATCTTGTCTCCTTTCTTTAACACTGCCTTGGTGTACTTCGGTGGGCCCTGAGTGGTACAGCCAAAAGTACAGgaggaagaaagaaaaaactCAGCACTGGCTAACATTTGAACTCTTATGAAGAAAGTGTGTTTAACTGCAGCTTATCGAGTGCAACTGTGATCAGGGGTTAAATCAGTTCGAGTGTCACTGTGAACACGGCCACTAACGAAAATTAACAACAGAGCTGATGAAAGACAGTTTTTTAGACCTTTTATAAACCACTTATCTTGAATCTTTTACTTAATTTTGGAACATTAAGAGAAGAGCTGACTGAGAAAGATTCAGCTGCGTGCTGGATATGTTCGATCCTTGGGCGAGATGCGCTTCCCCATGATCCATCATATCAATGCTTTTGTTCTGTGATTAATCACACACACGAGGCCCCTTTACCTCATCAGCTGGGTCAACTTTGCTTTCTTTGGGTTTATTTTCAATTTTAACTTCTTTCATCTCTTCTGTCACTTCTTCCACTGGGTCTGTTCCTTTAAACCGCTATTTACATAAGGAAAATGATGCATTCGTCAGTATAACATTTTTAATGTGACACAGACTAACGGTTTTTggctattattattaatactacTGTTACATCCCAGTCTAGGGTCAGGTGTAAGAAAGCTGAAATCTGGCAGAGCAAAACATCAGCCTTAGATTAGGCACCTCTGAACTTTTccttaacaaaataaaataatgaaattcCTTTCACCAGCAACTGCAGTCGAGCTATAACTCTGACAAGCACAATCAAGAGTATTTAGGAACCATAAGAAGCAGAACAATAACGACCTTCTCCCTCCAGTCTTTGGCAGGCTTTCTAAAGGAAATGATCAAATGTGAATCAGCCTATTAGAATGGAAAATTAAGGGCTGTAAAAGCGGGAGGGACCGCgaacacagacacacccacCTAAAGAGCAGCGGAGATCTACAAGACTATTACAATTCGGGTCGTAACACTAATAAGTAATTACTGCTACTCAGCCTTAGTGCTCTATATAACAACACGCAATACACTTACCTTGCTCTCAAACAGCTTATTGTAGGCTACGGTCAAACGGTCCTTTTTCGCTGTTTTAGCAACATTTTTTATGTTTCCCAGTAGTTTATGTTCAGCAAGAAACTACAGGGTGACAAATATTGACATTTTACAATAACAACAATCGGACATAAAAAATGAAGACAGTAAAATCTAAttgacaaaaatatatattaatacattgtgcaccaaaattcgGTTAAATAAATACGTGTTGTACATATAGGTAATAAATTCTGCTGTCCGACATTTAttgacatttaatatttatcaaGTTTTTCTGGTATACAGAGATTGGAAGGGTAACTTAGTTTACTTGCTAACTGGCTATAGGCTCCATGCAGTAACCTGATGCGACATGTGCGCACTTCGGTTAGTGAATCGGTCTAGTTAAACGGTAAACCAGCGCGCAAACCACTGCATTACGCAAACACTGGTCGTACCGACTGGGCCGCGTTATCCTGCAAGAATTTGATTATATCTTTTTTTGGAAGATCATCACTTTGAAGCTGCTCGTCACTCCACTCCCTGCTCGGTTCGGCAGCCATCTTGGATGTAAACTCCGCAACCTTTTACCTCACTGTGGTTTGGACAGTTTTACTGGCGCTGGGCGGAGCCACTGCGGTGAAAGCATGGGAGAGAAACCGGCCGGAACAGTAGGTGGCAGAAGAGCATCGCCGCTCCGATGCTGATTAAAGATATCGAAAATCGAAAGGTCCCTCATATACGAGCACCCAGCAAAACATTCTTAGCAATGCTGGGAACTGCAAATATAATAAAGGAATAGGAACTCTTCAAGTAGTAAAGCTGGAGACTATCACTGGTAGGGGCAAAATGCATGGATATATCCTGAACAGAATGATGGCCTcatacagggcacacacacacacacacacacacacacacaatagacGCAATAATATACTATGCTCCTGAATAATGTTTATATAATCCTCCATTTGTAGAGAAAAACGTTTTGGTTCTAACATAACACTGGCAGCTCGGGGCATGAATCCACTCAAATACATACACACTGATAAGTATCCCAAGAGGAATCGAAGAAACGGGCCTTCATACACAAATTTAAGTAACAGTCTGAAGATGGTGAAGAGGTTTATTAGAAGATTATTTTAGGAGGATGTACATATTAAAAGTGATTGTTCTTAGAAACATTATAGCCATCATATTTTGTACCAGCAATACTTCCATATAACGCTACTCTAAATTTTTAGCAACGTTTATTATTGGCTGCCCCAGTTCTTTCAGGTGATTGGACGAAATATATTTAGAGTCCTGACCAATCACAATACACAATATCTCTATAAGTATTGTGTTCACTGAGTTCATTTTTTTATGAACAGAACGGAAAATCTAAGATGACTGGCAGAGGCAAAACCGGTGGTAAAGCTCGGGCTAAGGCCAAGACCCGTTCTTCCAGGGCTGGCTTACAGTTCCCTGTCGGCCGTGTCCACAGGCTGCTCCGTAAAGGTAACTATGCTAAGCGAGTTGGTGCTGGAGCTCCAGTCTATTTGGCTGCCGTGCTCGAGTATCTCACTGCTGAAATCCTGGAGTTGGCTGGTAATGCTGCCCGCGACAACAAGAAGACGCGCATCATTCCTCGTCACCTGCAGCTTGCCGTTCGTAACGACGAAGAGCTGAACAAACTGCTGGGCCGTGTGACTATCGCTCAGGGCGGCGTGCTGCCCAACATCCAGGCTGTGCTGCTGCCTAAGAAGACTGAGAAGCCGGCGAAAGCCAAGTAGGCACTCGGATCTGCTTGATGGCATAACTCAAAGGTTCTTTTAAGAACCATCTACCCGTGTTTAAAAGTGGCAAACTCAAGTGCATAGTGAACCATCTTCTCTCGCTATAACTTATAAATATACTAAATATAAAAGTTTCGCAACTAGTAAAACGCGTGTTTGAGTCTTTTTAGCCAACAAGACATCACGCATTCGCTAATTATATTTCCGCGACGATGTCTCGCGCTTTACTTAAGGGTCAACTAACCGAAATACAAACAAGTCGTAACAGATTTCGAAGTATATAATGTTGATATTTATTTTAcgtgcatttttaatttttgattGTATTGCTGGTTCACTGCTGCTGCATCATGCTTCTCTTAATAAAGAGAATGGTCTCATTCGCTTTTAAAAAAGAATTACTCCTGGTGTTTAATCACAGAATACAAATGACTAttaaaactgaaattaaaacatgCAAATCCAACCTTTAAAGTGAACTGGATGATATCGGTCAACTCTACAGATTTGTTTACTTCACGGTTAATCACATTCCGTTCAAAGAGTGCTTTAGAATCCATTTTGGTTCTACGTATTTATGCTGAGATTTTCTCGGCGCTGACGTTCATTAAACAATTATGAATGCTATTTCATCGCTAGGCTAATAAACTTTATTTGTAGTTGCTGAATTACTGTACATGTGTGTCCATGTATGACTAGGCCTGTTTGTGCGCGCGGACACGCTTGCATGCTTCAACCACCTAGGGGGATTGCGAGTCTGGcacttatttaatatatattatttataggTTGTAGGTCGAGAACTGCGGAAAACTATAGCCTAAAAGATTCCCCAAATAAGCCATTATTAAGCGGCGTTATTACAACGTGTTTACTGATTAGTACTGTGTTGTGTGCATGTTAATCTATAAGATTAGTAGTTCATCTAGTTTCTTAGTGTTTTACATGTAGGCTTTTATGCACGTTACAGAAACATGTTCCGTTTTTAAACGCCAAAAATGCTGTCTTAAGTATTGATATAATTTCAGAGCAGAAGCGGATGGGGTACCAGTCGTATTTTGAATATTTGGCGGAACTAAGGGTCTCAGTCGAACCAATGGGAGCTTCGAATAATTTCATCCAATCAGCTTGTCTGTGTCCGCTTTATAAAGTTTGAAGCCATTTGGAAACCAAACCAGAGTAACGTCACAATGGCAAGAACCAAGCAGACGGCACGTAAGTCCACTGGCGGCAAAGCGCCCAGGAAGCAGCTGGCTACCAAAGCGGCACGTAAAAGTGCTCCGGCTACAGGCGGCGTCAAGAAGCCTCATCGCTACCGGCCCGGAACCGTAGCTCTGCGAGAGATCCGGCGTTATCAGAAGTCCACTGAGCTGCTGATCCGCAAGCTGCCCTTCCAGCGTCTGGTGAGGGAAATCGCTCAGGATTTCAAGACCGACCTGCGCTTCCAGAGCTCGGCTGTTATGGCGCTGCAGGAGGCAAGCGAGGCGTATCTGGTCGGTCTGTTTGAGGACACCAACCTGTGCGCCATTCACGCCAAGCGAGTGACCATCATGCCTAAAGATATTCAGCTGGCTCGCCGTATCCGTGGTGAACGTGCTTAAATTGGCTTTCATTGACTCCTGCTCTCCCGCCCGCATAAGTCTGCGGAGAGAAACCAAAGGCTCTTTTCAGAGCCACTTCAATATTctttaaaaaaagcaaatatcTCTAGTACAGTTTTAGTCTCTGTTCTTTACCACGGAGCCAGCAAGTAAGTGAATTTAAACCCGAATGGCGTACTTTGTTTCACATAATTGTCCTTGTTTAGGATTGCGTACGTATGTATAGATGCAAATCTTGTAATATGGGTTTGTCATGTAATTCTTAAATGATCTGGCGACTCCGATTTATATCTATAATCGGTCAGAACTGTCGATCCCCAGATCTCTCCATTGATTAAACTTCTATGGTATGAGCTACAACTTGTGGAAGTTGGGCAGGTAAAGTTACCGATTTCAACTTGTGTTGGGAAGTCTGTCCTATTTCCTCTTTTGAAAATTGGCTTTTCTAATTGAAAGCATCTTGTATTACATGAGAGAATCCAAGCGCACAAAACAATGGATAATAAGCCTCTTAAATTGGCTTTGCTGTGATTCTGATTTCTCTAACAAAGATGGTTAAAATTAGAAATGCAGGAGGCAGAAACTATTACCAGTGTAAAAACACCATGAAAACAGGTCTTCACTTTGCTTTAAAGTACCTGGGTCAGTCCTGGGGCCTTGGAAGAAGGTGTTGTGGACTGAGGAGGAAAGTCAGTACTGTATGGGGGCTACAGTAAGAACCCTGCACTGGTGGTGAGTAATGTGGGGGTGTGCTGGTCTGGGGGTGTCTTGCTGCTTTAGGACCTTGACAATGGACCTTGAGGGAATCATTAACTCTGTATCAGCCCATCTATCTGCGAGGGAATGTAACAAGACGGTGATTCCATAcatacaaggaagatgagagCCGAATGGCTGGGGAAATGTGACAGGACCTGAAAAGCATTCATTGCTTGGAAATATTACTGAGCTGAAGCAGCTCTGAAGAGAGGAGCGTGGTGAGATTTCTCCTCGGTCGACAGGTGGAGAAGGCTTTGCAGCTCAGGGAAGCGTTGTTGGGTATtcagtaagggggggggggtgattattCATACAGGCTTATAATTTATTACATTTGGCTTTATTGTGTTTAGTTAAAACACCTATCATCCTTCATTTGGACAACCTTTTAATACCGGTATGTCACTGATCTTAGAATAATCCATAAAAAATCCAACTGTTTATCCATCCAGGTTCATAGATATTGGCAGCATCCACACTAGATGTAAAAACCAGTCACCCTTCAAATTTCTGAATGATGGCAGAAATGAATAAGATGCCTGTAAGCATTGTCATGGTTCCGTCTGATTACAGAATGAATGCTTACAgcaaatgaatgtgttcatGCTTTAGTGAGCTTTTTGCACAGATATACACACTGACTTGCTAACACAACAATGGCATGATTTCAAACATGCATACTGTGAAATTTattagtttgaaaacaaatctgCCCAATACTTGGTCACAGTTGTATTTTAGAGCTTTTAAAACTAAGTTAATATTGCAAATACAACTATTATGTCTGTAAAGTGTATATACATAAAATGACCCTTATTTATCTTTCATCACACTATAGTAATATACTAATAATGTTTGGGAAAGGGCAGCTTGCTGTcggtgggacccgggttcgagtctccaccttggttccgtgtgtggagtttgcatgttctccccatgtcgtcgtggggtttcctctggtacTCCGGtgtcctccacagtccaaagacatgctgaggttaattggagttgctagattgtccataggtgtgtgtgtgtaagtgaatggtgtgtgagtgaatggtgtgtgagtgtgccctgtgatgggttggcgccctgcgatgggttggcaccctgtcctgcGTTGCTCCCAGCCTGGCACCCATAGTCTCCAGCATAGGTTCTGGACCCTagttgaccctgaataggaagaatggttacagaagatggatggatggatgtttggggAAAAGGACAGTTTGGGGTGAGGCAGcctggtggcgcagtggtgagCACTggagcctcacacctctggatccAGTGTGTGAGTCTcagctgtgtgtggggtttgcatgttctcccgtgtcattgtgggctgCTGGGTACTCAGCTTTTCCCACCACAGGGTCGTCCCAcgccttgtgccctgagatgcATTGGCgcccatcctggcttgttctCTGCATATATATAACAAAACATGCACTTATATTTATTCGTCAATAGAGGGCAGTGTGTCCTCATAATGACATAAAAATCATAAAGCAAAAAATTCTAACCAAAAGCTGAAATAGATATTGAAGGATTTTGTTATGTAAGGGTTTGCTTTATATTCAGTTGGATTGTAGTTCAGATTAGTTTttctcataataataataatgctgacTGCTTTTTCTTTGAAGTGTGTATCTGACTTTTGGTAATATAGgtctaaagctatttatctgggtaataAGTGAATATTACTGCTCAGAAGatgcaacaaaaaaatatacaaatgagCAATAAAAAGTAACAGGAATTTCTTTTGTTCTCCAAAAAATTACcggtatcttgttggatggccataagaacatcgcttcagttcccaagccTCTCCTCTGGGTCTCCCCAGACATCTACTTAATcacttaagttaattaattgaaTTACATAAGTAACACAGGCATCCTCAGACCACAGGACTGAAAACACTTTTTTATCACCCTGATAAGCTTCTTAAATTTTATTCCAAAATAATGGAACTATCCATGATGGAATGTGAATTGTTTTAACTTTGTATTGTCtccaaaaatataaaatgtacataaagtTAAAATATGCACTGTACTCTGTTAAAAGCAGAGttgaattttgtctaaatactaATCATATCTTGTTTTAtaaccatgttgtaaatatcagTGACCAAGGTAACATTAAcattaaacccccccccacccccaagctgACTTCCATGTCTGGTGACTATGAATCATCTTCGCATGACTCCGCTGCTAGTGACTCAGCTCCGGCAGATTAAATCAGACCACAGCCTTGTTCTCCGGAGATCAGCTCTTTTCGAGGGTCACTACAATCACTCTGCATTCATTGGGTTAGTGGTTACTTTCTGAATGCACATCTAactcacaggcacacagacatctCTATACTCTA from the Brienomyrus brachyistius isolate T26 chromosome 19, BBRACH_0.4, whole genome shotgun sequence genome contains:
- the fkbp3 gene encoding peptidyl-prolyl cis-trans isomerase FKBP3, with amino-acid sequence MAAEPSREWSDEQLQSDDLPKKDIIKFLQDNAAQSFLAEHKLLGNIKNVAKTAKKDRLTVAYNKLFESKRFKGTDPVEEVTEEMKEVKIENKPKESKVDPADEGPPKYTKAVLKKGDKINFPKKGDTVSCWYTGTLEDGTVFDTNIPATAKKKKQTKPLSFKVGVGRVIRGWDEALLTMSKGETAKIDIEPEWAYGKKGQPDSKIPPNAKLIFEVELVSIE
- the LOC125714387 gene encoding histone H2A-like; protein product: MTGRGKTGGKARAKAKTRSSRAGLQFPVGRVHRLLRKGNYAKRVGAGAPVYLAAVLEYLTAEILELAGNAARDNKKTRIIPRHLQLAVRNDEELNKLLGRVTIAQGGVLPNIQAVLLPKKTEKPAKAK
- the LOC125714373 gene encoding histone H3, which produces MARTKQTARKSTGGKAPRKQLATKAARKSAPATGGVKKPHRYRPGTVALREIRRYQKSTELLIRKLPFQRLVREIAQDFKTDLRFQSSAVMALQEASEAYLVGLFEDTNLCAIHAKRVTIMPKDIQLARRIRGERA